The Xanthomonas indica sequence GACTGACCCAGAAGCTGGCGATCGCGCTGATCCTGGCCTGGCTGTTGCCGGTGGCGTATCGGCTGTGGCGGCCGGCGCCTGCACGCGCGGCGCAATCGCGCGACAATGGCGCGGTCTTCCCACTACAGGACAGCGCATCATGATCCAGCGTTTCGATACCGGCCCGCGGATGTCGGAGATGACCGTGTACAACGGCGTGGCCTATCTGGCCGGGCAGATCGCCGACGACACCAGCGAAGACATTGCCGGCCAGACCCGCCAGGTGCTGGCGGCGATCGACCGGCTGCTGGCGCTGGCCGCCACCGACAAGAGCCGGATCCTGCGCGCGGAGATCTTCATGACCGACCTGGCCGAGTTCGCCGAGATGAACCAGGTCTGGGAAGAGTGGGTCAGCCCGGGCAACACCCCGGCCCGCGCCACCGTGCAGGCCAAGCTGGCCGATCCGGCCTGGAAGATCGAGATCGTCATTACCGCGGCAGCGTAAAAGCCGGGAATGGGGAGTCGGGAATGGGGAATGGGAAAGGCGGCAGTGCTGTCGCCTGGGCGACCGCGTCAAGCCGTGGCTTTAGCCGCGACGGGCTTCTCCGGTAGAGCCCGCCGCGACTGATCGCAAGTTCCTTGGATGCGCAGCTAACGCCGGCACTCGCCGGGCGCCCATTCCCGTTTCCCCATTCTCGATTCCCGGCGCCCCAGCGCCTCAGCGCCGCACGAACCGGTAATGCGCCACGCCCCACTGCTGGCCCTGTTCGTAGCCGAACAGTTCCGCGCAGGCCATCCAGAACATGCGCCAGCGTTGCCACCAGATCTTGGCGTCGGCGCCGTAGGTGGCCTGCAGCACCGGCATCAGCGCATCGCGGTGGCGGTCCTGGTTGTGCAGCCAGGCATTGGCGGTCTTCTCGTAGTGCTGGCCGGACAGCAGCCAGCGGCGTTCGATCGCCAGGTCGTCCTGGAACTGCAGCAGGGTGTCGGCCGCCGGCATCAGGCCGC is a genomic window containing:
- a CDS encoding RidA family protein produces the protein MIQRFDTGPRMSEMTVYNGVAYLAGQIADDTSEDIAGQTRQVLAAIDRLLALAATDKSRILRAEIFMTDLAEFAEMNQVWEEWVSPGNTPARATVQAKLADPAWKIEIVITAAA